The DNA region TCCCAGGAAGAATCCCCCCAGTAAGGTACTGGTCGAACCGCTGATTTCAAGCATCAGGTTAAAACTCATATCATTCAGCATCGACTTAAATTCAGTGCCCTTATCAGCCGTAGCAACAAGAGCGGACATGGATTGAACGATAGCTGTTCCATGGTCGCCATCTCCCAATACCGCATCCAGTTTTGAAAATTCATCGGAGCGCTCCGTAATGCACACCAACGCATTACGAAGCATCTTCTTGAAATCATCTATAGTCAGTTTATCCATCTCTTACTTACCGATAGTGGTCCAATAAGGAGCATTAGACATTTTATTATTCAGATAATCTATATGATCGTCATCCAGCAAACCAAGAATCATTTGGAAACCAGCTTGTTCCTGAACAGTCAACAACTCACCGATACGGGCGGCAGCCACTTCGATACCGGCATTTTCCAACACCTGATGAGCTTTGCGATAAACGATATTCATCTCCATGTGCGTAGTTGCCCCTACACCGTTAATAATTAACAGAGCCTTGTTACCGGCTTTCGGCTGTAGCTTCTTCATCAGCAAACCAATCATTTCTTCGGCTGTTTCATCGGCAGAAACCAGTTGCTTGCGACCGCCTCCACCTTCTCCATGCTGCCCCATACCGATTTCAATTTCACCGTCCGGAAGGTCGGAGATGGTCATACCGTTTTGCGGATGGGTACAGGATTTCATTGCCACTGCCAACGTAGCCAAGCGTGTATTGAAGCGTTCACCTATTTCAATAATCTCGTCCAACGACTTACCTTCTTCAGCGGCAGCTCCAACGATTTTAATCAAAGGGACACAACCTGCCAGACCACGACGATCTTCATCCGGTGCATCCAGTCCTGCACTGATATCATCGTGTGTCAGAATAGTCTTTACCTTAATGCCTGTACGTTCAGCCAACTGACATGCCATGTTTGCACTCATGATATCGCCAGAGTGATTCAACACCACAAGCAAGATACCAGCCTCACGTTTGAACATCTGCAAAGCCTGAAACAAGCGTTGCGCACCCGGAGCAGCAAAAATATCACCGACTACAGAGCAGTCCAACATTCCGTCCCCCACGAAACCGCTTAATGCGGGTTCATGACCGGAACCACCCAAAGTGATCACAGCTACTTTATCTTCAGCTTTCGCATGTGCACGCACAATAATGTTTTCTCCGCCGATGGCTACCTGGTTACTATAAGCCATTACATATCCTTCCAGCAATTCAGCTGTCAGATTATCCGGATCATTTATGAATTTATTCATCATAGTTTCTTTCTACTAATTGATTATTTATCAAACTGCATTAACTCCAAAGCAATACCCTCTTCTTCAATGAAAGCAATTGTCAGATTCTCTCCGCCCGGCATCGGTTCAACTAATACTTTTGCACCTTCCAATTCGGCTGCCAGATCATCGACTTCGTAAGCGATATGCGCTACTTTCTGAATCAATTCAGGCATCCAGCTGCCTTCTTCGAAACGCAAGTATTCTATCTTATTGGGGCTTTCATTAAAGTTAGTCAGCCATACTTTTAATCCTTCCACATATATCTCACCCGGTTGCGGTGTAGTGGTCGGTATTCCAAAATGATTAATCTTTCTCATGGTATTCTTAATTATTGAATGATTTACAAAGCCGCCTGTCCATTAGTGAAACGCAGACCATCGTTATCATGGTAACATGCCCACTCATCTACAATGGCTCCCTCAGGACCGGCCATCATAAAGTGGAAAGTACCCAGCTCTTTCAGACGGAGAACATCACCCACATTCTGCTTCACAAAATTCTTGCTCTTGATAGGACCATGGGATGCCGGAACCGCAGGAGCATTCGGAGTCTCCTCTCCCACTTCGGAGAAGTTATAAACCCAACCGTGATTTACCATCCATGACTCGTGTTTTGCCGGGAATGCCGTTTTTACATGGGCATGTTCCGGAATCATCTGTCCCGGCAACAAATAAATAGCATGTGCAAAGTAGCCATACTCAGGATCGTTTACCCAAAAAATGCCTCCCATACCCACATTCTCAAAGTCACCCAAACCGAAATCTGTAAACCAGATATCTTTCTCCATCAGCGGAGTGTAAGGCACACCATAAAATTCAAACATGTCAAGGAATGCCTTCTTGGCAGCTTCCTGATCAAACTTTCCGTCTTTGTAGAAGTCAGCGTTCGTGTACTTCTTCTGATACGTTGCCTTTTCTTGTGTCATAACTTGTTCTGTTTTTTTAGATTCTGCCGTACAAGAAACGAATCCCATACCGCAGGCGGCAATTAATGCCAAGGTTAATACTTTTTTTAATCTCATGTATTTATCTATTTTAATGGTTAATAATCAGCCTCAGCAAAGCACTCCCATTCCTTCTATCTCTATCAGTAGTTCCGAACGGCACACATCGGTTAAAGTATAGATGGCAGGTAAATCG from Bacteroides sp. MSB163 includes:
- a CDS encoding VOC family protein, yielding MRKINHFGIPTTTPQPGEIYVEGLKVWLTNFNESPNKIEYLRFEEGSWMPELIQKVAHIAYEVDDLAAELEGAKVLVEPMPGGENLTIAFIEEEGIALELMQFDK
- a CDS encoding dihydroxyacetone kinase subunit DhaK gives rise to the protein MMNKFINDPDNLTAELLEGYVMAYSNQVAIGGENIIVRAHAKAEDKVAVITLGGSGHEPALSGFVGDGMLDCSVVGDIFAAPGAQRLFQALQMFKREAGILLVVLNHSGDIMSANMACQLAERTGIKVKTILTHDDISAGLDAPDEDRRGLAGCVPLIKIVGAAAEEGKSLDEIIEIGERFNTRLATLAVAMKSCTHPQNGMTISDLPDGEIEIGMGQHGEGGGGRKQLVSADETAEEMIGLLMKKLQPKAGNKALLIINGVGATTHMEMNIVYRKAHQVLENAGIEVAAARIGELLTVQEQAGFQMILGLLDDDHIDYLNNKMSNAPYWTTIGK